From a region of the Odontesthes bonariensis isolate fOdoBon6 chromosome 4, fOdoBon6.hap1, whole genome shotgun sequence genome:
- the ppa2 gene encoding inorganic pyrophosphatase 2, mitochondrial: MRPLFLRPWLGGLVTAFGPLSASRNKVVSRAAAVPHLHYLRKTMHYQTEQRGHPHSTDYRIYFKTPGGKYISPFHDIPLIAESEQDNDVPAKKTKRDHEVLYNMVVEVPRWSNAKLEIATKEPLNPVKQDVKKGKLRYVANIFPHKGYIWNYGALPQTWEDPNHKDKDTSCCGDNDPLDVCDIGAQVCSPGQVIQVKVLGILAMIDEGEMDWKVIAINANDPDAKNLNSIEDVRKSRPGHLEATVDWFRKYKVPDGKPENQFGFNGQFKDKDFAIEVIKSTHEHWKALVHSQTNAAGIECKNLSCCDSPFRFSDDEAKVVVQSAPVFGSPYSVSPEVDKWHFV; this comes from the exons ATGAGACCGTTGTTTCTGCGCCCCTGGCTCGGCGGCTTGGTAACAGCTTTCGGCCCCCTTTCCGCTTCTCGTAATAAAGTCGTCTCACGAGCAGCAGCTGTGCCACATCTGCATTATTTGAGAAAAACGATGCACTATCAAACGGAGCAGAGGGGACACCCGCATTCTACCGACTACCGCATATATTTTA AAACGCCCGGAGGGAAATACATTTCACCCTTCCATGATATTCCACTCATAGCAGAGTCGGAGCAG GATAATGACGTACCagctaaaaaaactaaaagagacCACGAG GTGCTTTATAACATGGTGGTTGAAGTACCTCGGTGGTCAAACGCTAAATTGGAG ATTGCAACAAAGGAACCACTGAATCCTGTCAAGCAAGACGTGAAGAAGGGAAAGCTCAGATATGTCGCCAACATTTTCCCCCATAAAGGTTACATTTGGAATTATGGGGCACTCCCACAG ACATGGGAAGACCCTAACCACAAAGACAAAGATACAAGCTGCTGTGGTGATAATGATCCCCTCGATGTTTGTGACATCGGTGCCCAG GTGTGCTCTCCAGGTCAGGTAATACAAGTAAAAGTGCTCGGCATCTTGGCCATGATCGATGAAGGAGAAATGGACTGGAAGGTCATCGCTATCAATGCTAATGACCCAGATGCTAAGAACCTAAATA gTATAGAGGATGTTCGCAAGAGCCGACCGGGCCATTTAGAGGCCACTGTCGACTGGTTCAGGAAATATAAAGTGCCTGATGGAAAACCTGAGAATCAGTTTGGATTCAACGGACAATTCAAAGACAAA GACTTTGCGATCGAGGTCATTAAGTCCACCCACGAGCACTGGAAGGCACTTGTGCACAGTCAAACAAATGCTGCAGGAATTGAATG caaaaaCCTCTCTTGCTGCGATAGCCCTTTCAGATTCAGTGATGATGAGGCCAAAGTTGTTGTCCAGTCG GCCCCTGTTTTTGGTAGCCCTTACTCTGTGTCTCCCGAGG TGGACAAGTGGCATTTCGTCTGA